One Psychrobacillus glaciei genomic region harbors:
- a CDS encoding DUF6713 family protein, with product MPDFLLVLFLFNFSLFLLHEMDAVRRSEWILFIVLKDMEDSKAYKVFTFIHLPLYTIILSLLFSQYQIITFWFIDAFLIIHAILHLFFEKHLRNGFKNTFSRLIIYFMGVLAVIHLLLLFNN from the coding sequence ATGCCTGATTTTTTGCTTGTACTATTTTTGTTTAACTTTTCTTTATTTCTTTTGCACGAAATGGATGCTGTAAGACGTTCGGAGTGGATATTATTTATAGTACTTAAAGATATGGAAGATTCTAAAGCCTATAAAGTCTTCACGTTTATTCACCTTCCTCTGTACACAATAATACTTTCCTTACTTTTCAGTCAATATCAGATAATAACTTTTTGGTTCATAGATGCATTTTTGATCATTCATGCAATTCTGCATCTATTTTTTGAAAAGCACCTTCGTAATGGATTTAAGAATACCTTCTCCAGATTAATTATTTATTTCATGGGAGTCCTTGCGGTAATTCATTTATTATTACTATTTAATAATTGA
- a CDS encoding DUF3139 domain-containing protein, with product MFKNGEILSKKVIIILLIFLVLICGIFFIHLKIENTKTEYEKRVTSYLVNEKGYEKKEIKSVEGKYGVKLPPYYVVVVFEDEPYVKYIYYAHDGVNQMEYILTNDAIKLNINKSELKHYYPFSEIDKYIIE from the coding sequence ATGTTTAAAAACGGTGAGATTTTGAGTAAGAAAGTAATAATAATTTTACTCATCTTTCTTGTGCTTATCTGTGGGATTTTCTTCATACATCTGAAAATAGAAAACACAAAAACTGAATATGAAAAAAGAGTGACTAGTTATCTTGTGAATGAAAAGGGATATGAAAAGAAAGAGATAAAATCTGTTGAAGGAAAATATGGAGTAAAATTGCCTCCATATTATGTAGTTGTAGTTTTTGAAGATGAACCTTATGTGAAATATATCTATTATGCACATGACGGGGTGAACCAAATGGAGTATATTCTCACTAATGATGCGATAAAGCTTAATATAAATAAATCAGAATTAAAACATTACTATCCTTTTAGTGAAATTGATAAATATATAATAGAATAA